From the Ignavibacteria bacterium genome, the window GCTACGTGTTCGCCGATGGGGATGAATGATTCAACACCGGCCGATGCACCAAAGAGCATCGATGATGGAGAGATCAGCTCACCCTCGCTGAGGATACGTTCCTGCGTGCGCTGTCCGTCTACGATAAACACAGCATTGCTTGGCGACGTTACGGTTTCTCGCTGCACATAACTCTTTGCAACAGGCAGTGCGATACGCGGACCGATGCTGAAGCCAAGCGTGCGTCTGTCAAATGAACCGATGATCGGGATGATGACGCTTGGACTGATCTCGACATAATGGAGCGTTGCTTCAAAGTCATAATCGGTGAGCATCGTTACGTCGTTGCCAGTTAACGAGTCTCTCATCGGATACGAGTTCACGCGCGTGAACGTACCACTCCGGTTTGAATACCCCAACTCAACACCAAGTCCGATGGAGGGGGCGAATGGAAACTCAAGCCCCAGCGAAAATGCCGGGCCTATGCCACTGCCCGACGTGAGTTCGCCACAGTCGACGATCTGCGCTGTCTCGTGAACACTCCCGCTGTGACTATTGAAGATCACACCACCGTTAAGCCGCAGCCCAAGCGATTCTTTATACGTCTGAGCATTGACGCTGATGGCTGCCAGCAGGAGAAGGGGAAGGAGAAGGCGCATGAAGGCAAAGTTAGGCAGTTCGCTGGTTACGGGGTTACGAGGTTACTGGGTTACGTCTCAATACCGATCCGTAACAATGTTATTGGGTAACCTCGTAACCCCGTAACCCCGTAACCCCGTAACCCCGTAACCCCGTAACCTCGTAACCCCGTAACCTCGTAACCCCGTAACTAAAAGCTGTATCTGAAGGAGAGTGCCATCATCTGCGTTCTATTCGGACCCAGCCCCATACTCACGTCATCGCTCACATCGAAATCGAAGAGGTGGGCGCCTACGTAGGCATCAACGGCGGCGAGGCCGTAGGTGACGAGGAAGACCACGCCGGCGAGGTCGCGGTTGTCGCGGTAGGCTTCGCGTTGGCGAAGTAACAGTGACGTAACATTCGGATCTGCACCGGAGGCAAGAGCCTCATCATAGAGATCGGATGTCGTGTTGAAGTCCGCATTGTTCTTGAAGAACTGCCATGCAGCGATAGCTGCGGTGCCGGTGAAAAGGGGCACCTTCCAATACTCTTCGGTATAAACCTGACCCAGCCCCGGGAGGAGGAGTGAGTAGAGTACGGCCGTTGATGGGCTCTTCGTCATGACCACGGTTGTATCGGCCGCGGCGTAGGCCGCAGTGGACACAACGAACCACATGAGCAGAATGCTCACTGAACGCATGCGATGACCTCGATCTCTACCTGTGCGTCCTTTGGCAGACGTGCAACTTCTACGGCACTGCGAGCCGGACGATGTTCACCCATCTCTGCAGCATACACCGCATTCATCGCGGCAAAGTCATTCATGTTCTTCAGAAAGACCGTTGTCTTCACGATGTCGGTTAGGGAAGCCCCTTGTGAAGAGAGGATGGTGCGAATGTTCGCGAAGATCTGACGTGTCTGTTCTTCGATCGTACCTTCAAGCATGGTGCCGTCTGCGCGCAGTGGGATCTGACCGCTGAGAAAGATCATCGACCCTGAACACTGTACACCATGGGAATAGGGACCGATCGGTTGAGCGGCTCCATCAGCGGAAAAGGGGCGTATCATGGATGTCCTCGGAGTTGAACACGAAGCACAGAAGAGAAGGACGGCGAGGAGAACGGCGGACTTCACTCTGTTGAATCGCGTTTGATGATGAATACTTCTTCGCCCGGCCGGATGTAGCCGTAGCGTTCTCGAGCCAATCGCTCGATCTCTGTACTGTCGGAATGAAGTCTCTT encodes:
- a CDS encoding deaminase → MIRPFSADGAAQPIGPYSHGVQCSGSMIFLSGQIPLRADGTMLEGTIEEQTRQIFANIRTILSSQGASLTDIVKTTVFLKNMNDFAAMNAVYAAEMGEHRPARSAVEVARLPKDAQVEIEVIACVQ